A stretch of DNA from Ricinus communis isolate WT05 ecotype wild-type chromosome 4, ASM1957865v1, whole genome shotgun sequence:
ttcctAACTAAATTAGAGGGTGATTCTTATTGCTGTACAATTTGACAGGTTTTGATATGTTTGACGGTTAAAAACATACTCAAATTCTCCATGTGACTAAGTTGAGAATGGAAGAAATGCATATATTATTCATGCTTGgcagttaatttattaaatcacTTATTTATCAACAGTGATCTaatgttataattaatttgcttATGAACATTGTACATTTATTCCAATAAAACCTTAATAGTAACTAAGATTCACAATACTTGACGTCTAGTAAAATTATGTATGTACTTAGTTATCAACATATATCCAATGCACTTCTTATGTTTTTgcttatgaatatttaatgaaatacAACCATATGACATATAAGATGTAAAAAATAAGCATTCAAATAAAACCCTACAATATAAGCTACATTTGGCCAATATTGTCAAAACATTTGTGTTTTTGGATAAAGTtgccaaaattaaaaggatTGATATAATGATCAAAATGATTTAAGGTTTGGATTTCTTATACCAATAGGGCTTACTTCTGATATCGATTCGATTTTGAATGGGACGGGGTTCAAGCATGTTGAATTTCATTTTTGGTTTTGGGTAGGCCCTTTCATCTCTAATGGAGATATCCATTGATTTGTGCGACTCTGGGAAGCCTCAGAACCCAAGCAACTCTGGACGAACTAGCCATGCATATTCAAAGTAATATCCTGGATGAATAATATCATAGATGAAACTGCAGTTATTgtaaactaaaaattagatGGGGTGCGTTGGGTGTTAAAAGTTTTCAGTAAAGAATTTTCATGTGTTAATATTAGCTAAAGctgttactttatttttttcccttcTTGTTTATGTATCTTTGTTTTTTGCTTCATTTGGTGGTTTCGGTTGGGTATTCAATGGAATAAAAAATCCTttgtcatatttattattcacCTATCAACTGGGTCTAggttttttctattttgtgtttttttttttcgcaAGCAAGCATATTAATTGATTGTTGAATAAGTTCTCATTTCTTTAAATGGCCTTTACTATATGTCCATTGGTTAGTAGCTTGAGTGTATTATGATGTTTTTGCCATTTCATTGGGATTATCATCTGGTTATATTTTGCATTTTACTTTCCATTTCCTTGTTCTTTTATGAAATAGATCCAAAATGGAGCCACTTTTGTCATTGTAGATAAAACCTCAAATCCAAGGGATGGAAGTCCAGCATTGTTAATTCAAGGTAATTGAGTAGTTGACTTTGTAGATCATCTGGATAAAAGGACCGCCTAACACTTGTCCAAACTTGGTCCTCTGCAACCAGATGATGGCGGTGGAATGGACCTTGAAGCAATGCGGCGGTGTATGAGTTTTGGATTTTCAGATAAAAAATCCAAATCAGCGATTGGACAATGTATGATCTTTTTCATGCATTATACaaatgtattattttctttgttctaTATTTCACTGAATGAACACTGATATTTCAGATGGTAATGGCTTTAAGACGAGCACTATGAGACTTGGAGCAGATGTTATTGTTTTCAGTCGTCACTTGCATGATAGGTTTGAATGCAATGCTGAAATCTAAATTTGATTTGTGCatttggatttaatttttatcttttttgtgATTCATATATTCTAGTTGTATATCATATATTCTATTtcatcatattatttttatcaagcaTTACACAAACTTAAATGATAGAGAGACATCAAAGTAACTTGTTTTTATCTTCTTGATTACTTTGaacattatttaaaactatgtAGGAGAATTTGGATGGAAAAGAATGGGGTGTTCtctaaaagtaatttttttaaaaaaaaaaaaaagaaaatcgaTTGTAAAAAATGCTGTCAAACTTTGGGAACATTAGGGTTTGATAAAGGTTGGGACTTTTGTATGGGAAGACTCTAGTAAGGTATTATTTTGTCATGTGTTTATTAGTTTCATTGTGGTGTTGTGGAGTGATTGGATAGAGGTCATCCACATTTTTTAAGGGCCAAGTTCTGTCTCTTAATCTTgtgtaaattattaatatccGCTCAGGTCTGGAAATATTTACACTTCTCTCCATTCTATTTCAAACTTAGTATGGATTTGATCCTAAGGTCTGTGCATATGAATTCAGGAAAGTCAGCAATCACATGCCACTCATAATACAAATGCAACTCTGCGCTTAGATCAAATTTTTAGTCCCTCTCTTTATCTATCTTGTATATATGTTGTTTCATAAATTCCCATTTTAGCTGTCAccttattgttttatttaataagcAGGGTGTTGACCCAAAGCATAGGACTGCTCTCTTATACTTTTTTGACAAGAACAGGCTATGACCGGATAGTAGTACCAATGGTGAGTTTTATTGCTTAAGCTGTCAGTCAATATGCTTTCAGATTATTGCCATCTGTATTTTTTGAGAATGTTTGGAGAAAATTGTAAATGGCAACTATCTAAATGTCGTCTTATCTCCATACATGGGAATGTGTATGAATGTGCTTGTACATGCAAGCACTTTCTAATGGAGGCTGCTGCCTGTTAAATGGACGGgtaaatgatttaatttagACTGCGTTATGGCAGTGCCATATTACTTTCGTCTAAATGGATGAAAAGGTCCTAAAGAATGAATAAGTAAAGGCACATTTGTCATAGGATCCTGGGTTTGGCCGCTGAGCAACCTCGTGAAACATTTTTGCTTCTAAAATTTTTGACATTTTGGTTTCAGGATTTGTAAGCTGCTTCTAGTGTGTTGTAGTTTTGTTCTAGGTTTTGTGCTTCTAGAGTCAGCTTATTAAGAATTTGTTCTTTTTGCAGGTTGATTATGAGATTAACTCATCAACTGGCAGTTTGGAAATTTCACATTGCTGTGGCAAAGCGAATTTTATGTCCAATCTTTCTTTGCTGTTACAGTGGTCTCCATATTCAACAGAGGCAGAGCTTCTGAAGCAAGTAATttactttcctttttttttttttttcatttcctttCCATTGCCATCATTTGTTACTATACAGGTTTTGCTGCCCTcagattttcattttattgacGTATACATATTCTTATCATCTAGGTTAGTTCATCACAGAGTTAAATTCTCTATGCCAGTTTGAATGTGGCTCCTATTTCCCTTAGCTCTAGTTCTGTTTAAGCATGCACATGTACACAGAAGTACATGCATCTGCTTAGATGCGTGCTATGTCATGAGAAAAATCCAGGATCTGTTAAAATCATTAGAATTAGATTATacattatatgttaataagAATATGAGTTGCTTTAAGAGCTGAAAAATGTTGAACTTCTGTCAGATGATATCTTGCACTTAAACAATGATTGCACTTTCATCTCAAAGAATAGATTGTGCTGTGACTTGAGAAACATGAATAGTCTGCCAATGTCAAGTATTCAATTGTGCAACAGGATTGAATTATAAACCTCATTTTTGTTGACACCCACCCATTGAATCATATTCCCCTCTTAAAGTCACAAAAGTGTACTCTTAGTAACATCTCCATTTAGAGGCTCTTTCTGATGGTACAGGAAGGtattggaatttgaattttaaaggTGGGGTGTGGGTTACAGCACCAAGAACCATGCCCAGTAAGTAGATATTGCCGCCTGAAAGCAACACAACTAAGTAATTCACCCCAATCCCTCTGATTCCATTAAGAAATCTAAATGATAATATCCGCCATTACGCTTGTTGCAGCTTCCATTGTTTTGCCTTTTACCACATAAATGTCTAAGGTAGTTTCCTAAAGCTTGAGgcatttaattttagaacaGGGCTTATAGGAAGAGCAAGGAAACCCCCCACTTCAAGTTTCATAAACTGATATTTAACTTGATTCCCCAGCTTCTCCATAGGAACCTCGTTTTGAATGCGTTGTCATGTCAATGCCACTAAACATGGaatagagaaaatataaatgaaaaaagtaGGCCAAACTAGATAAAGAAGCTTTCTGGTTGTTGTTATTCAAGTGAGATAATCCATATACTGAGGAAATTTCATGTACTGTATCTTTAGAGTTGCAAGTTTAAGATAGTCATCTACCCTGAATAAATTCTTGAGaagtataaattttagaaagtcATCCTCCCTGAATTTGTGAAAGATTAAAGGTGCATTGGGGAGAACACATGTTTTTGCAGGGGACCATCATGTCAGAGCTACGTATTGCTGGTATGCAACCGATAGACCTTATGGTTAAAGGTATCTTTGGTGCCTTGTATTCGTATTTGATGCACTGGTGAGATGGACAAATATTCACGATTCGTTGGAGCATTTGTTGATAAACCAAATTTAATAGATTGTTTTTGCTCTGTTGGTTCCCTAATGTTTTCCTCTACAAGCTTCTCTGAAATTTGTATACTATCTGGCTGCAGTTTGATGACATTGGATCACATGGCACAaaagttataatatataatttatggttCAATGATGATGGGGTTGTGGAGTTAGACTTTGATACAGATCCTCAGGTTGACATTTTTCTTGTCTCTTTgctatgttattttctttccccTCTTTCTTACTGCCTTACTCTCAGTCAATGGTATAAATGAGTTTGGTTGCAGGATATTCGTATTGGTGGGGACATAAAAAAAGTGGATACAATTCCTGCTTGGAGGAAGATTAATGAAGAGCACATTGCCAATCGGTTACATTATTCCCTCCGAGTAAGTTTATGAAAGGATTCATTATGCATTGACATTTTTCCTTGTGTACGTGCACTCCTATACCTGTCTATGCACATGCAAGTATATATGATTTGatgctttctctttttttaatgctttgcaGGTGTATTTATCCATCTTGTATTTGCGGATGCCTGAAACATTCAGGATAATATTGCGGGGAAGAGTTGTTGAGCATCATAATCTTGCCAACGATCTGAAATTTCAAGAATTCATTCTGTATAAACCTCAAAGCGGTGGAGTTGTGGAGGTTGTAATTTGTTGCCAAACTTGGTTTCATCCACCAAATTAtggaaaatatatatcatCAGAATATATAAATCATGATTTCTAAATCAGCAACTTTTGTtgcattatttctttttactgtaccaaaaaagggaaaaacatAAGAGTTAAACTAATAACAGGTGTTAAGTGGACAAGCTTATATGTCTATATGCAAGTGTTCGTTAGGGTTTTTGAGTGAGATGAATCATTTTGGTGGGTAATTTGTCCTGTTGCCTTTGAAGTGAGGATGGAGATACAAGACTCTATATATTTGCAGGGGACATAAGATTTTGTCGTGTTGTTAATGATCTTTTATATATGCCACAAGCTATTGTTGAGTTTTCTTATGTGAATTAGATGATTATATTATAGGAAGAGACACGATTCACTTCTTTGGTGGTTTAACTATGCAGGGTCAAGTCATAACTACAATAGGATTTCTTAAAGAAGCTCCACATGTCAATGTTCATGGTTTCAATGTCTACCACAAGAATCGGCTAATATTGGTCAGTATCCTTTTGAAAAGGTCTACTTTTTCTCAAGTATTTGTGGCAAACTTCTTAAACACGACTCGTTCTCTTGCATTGCAGCCATTTTGGGCAGTTGTGAGCAGCTTTGGATACAACAGTAAGGGTAGAGGGGTGGTTGGTGAGAAAGCACCTGAAGCACTCTTTGATATccatctttttaatttttctgattttgacACAGATTTGTTGAAAATTTTGCTGAAACATGGTATATATACTTAGGCATTCTGGAAGCAAACTTTATTGAACCTACACATGATAAACAAGATTTTGAGAGGACGTCCCTTTTTCAGAAGCTTGAAGGTCGCTTAAAGGAGATGACATTTGAGTACTGGTAAAATATCGCGCATGAGAAGTTGTCttctgttaatttttttagttcttCCATGGTAAATATTGACATGTGTAATCGAAAACCATTTAGGGGAGTTGTGCATCTTGATGTGctaacaaaaagaataattgtTTCAAGTTTTGTGATTGCTTGGATTTTGTTCAgttttcttatgttattttatttgttatgttATGGAATTTACCTTTTACTGTTCATCACATAGTCAGAATAATAATGTTACTGTATGGTGGCAATTGCTTCTAATGAGAAACATGTTGTTTGTGGTAGGGCTTAAATGTCTGATAGCTATCTGATGCAAATTTTTGAATTGTGGCAGGGATTATCATTGTGGGCTAATTGGGTATCAGGTCATAAAAAAACCTCCAGCACAAGAGCACAAACAGGACTCATCTCTTGGCTTAGCACATGGTAAAACAAAGCCTGTCAAATTGAGTCAAAGCTCCCCTGTTGGTAGCAATGTAAAAGTGTCATCTGCTGCAGGTAGAGCTTAATCTGACTTTAATAAAGGTCCCCTCTTACCATTTTAGACCTTACTGAACTATTCTGAAAGGTACCCTTCTATTGGGACAGGATTACATACAAAAAGGAAACAACATGATGATTTAGTGGATCTTGAGAAAGTGAAAAGGCAGGCAAGGACTGGGTTCAGTGCCACTCTTTCAGGCCTGAGTTTGGGGGAACAGGTTTGTGTAAGCAACATGGATCTGAAGAATAATTGATAATGAATGGATTCCACACAAAATTTCACAATGGCATAAAAGctttgacttgtaaaattaatttggtattgtccattataattattttgatctCATTTGTCCGAGTAGGTGTGTTCCTTAACAATGATTTTGATGCCATTTGTCCAAAGTAAGAAAAAATGCAGTTCTGACCAGGAACATTTAGCACATTCCCATGTAGAAATGTGGATTACCTGCAGAAAAGTTCAAAAAAAAGTAACTACATTTAGCACATTCCCATGTAGAAATGTGGATTACCTGCCAAAAAGTTCCAAAAAAAGTAACTTGTATTAATGCATGCCTGTGCACATTCACACATAAATGTaacttcttttcttgcttGTGTGTGCAATTGGAAAACCATTTAATCATTCTTTGTCTTTGTTTCACCTCTgcttattttctatttagcCCACTTCTGCATGCTATTTCTTAGACAAACTGATGAGGTCTTGCAGTTCATATActtcaatttattaaattttctagTTCGTGTTTTTCCGTGTTGTCTGCCAAGAATCTATTGCTAATTTATCATGTATTTCCTTATCCTTTTTGGGATAGCCTGTGGATGGTGCAAACCTGTTGAAATATCAGAACCAGGAGGCTTTAAACTTGATGCAGGAAAACAAAAAACTCCAAGCGCAGTAAGTATATTAGAAATTTGTTTTATACATGAGCATCTCCTTTGTTTCATTACACTGAATTAATTTTGGCTACACTTTATTTGGAAAAAGTGAGATTAAGGTAAGGTAAAACTttcctaaaataaattaaggtATGGTTTAGGAAGATAGGAGTCTCTAAATTTGCTGTCTTGGGGAGAGGCTAAATGATGgtttaatatctaaaatggCAAAAATTATTATGCAGGAGTACGTGCCTACCCAATCATTTATTTGGTGGGTTTAAAATTGGATGGTTTTGGAAGGTTTTAGAAATACCTTGCAAAATGGTAccttttaattattactttCTTCCCAAGCTAGGATATATGACTTACCAAAACCTTATAAAACCAGACATGGTATGTAGCATGGGTGACAAATTGTTGGCAGAATATATGCTTAGACACCTGAACTTTGATTATCGAGTCACcttaatactttaatttttagtttaaccTAATAAGcacttcaattttattttaaaaatctcttgaacacttttaattttcattttaacctAATAAACACCTGAactttgttaaataataacattaaacACCTAAGTATATTACACGTGGACATGTTAAATGAAGCCACATTTCAAAAGGTGTTTAAATATCACAAAAGATACAAGTTTTGGTGTCTATTaggttaaattgaaagttaagGTGTTAAATTGATCAAACGGCCAAAGTTCATGTGTTCAAATATGTATTTGGCCAAAATTGTTACTAATGAGGGTTGGGCATAGCACATGGATCTGGTTCTCTTGCTGAAATGGCTGGACCGGGATTTGGAGTCCCCAGATTGATGTtgtatttgatattttgaGGGATTTTGTCCTTCAGGTTGGATGAGCTTCAGCTAAACACTTGTATTACTTCAATGTATATAATTAGAATAGAAAAGCAGTGGCTGGACTGACAATAAGCACTTAAACTATTAATTTTGAGGGGCTTGTATCATGTTACAGATTGTATGTAATTTCTATTTACATTTCTATCTTATTTTTCAGATGCCtggaatatgagaagacagAAAAAGAACTTGATTTGAAGGTATATGGCACTAGCCATCATCAGGGAAGTTACAAATATGatctttcattttcaaaatgCTTGAATGTACTGTTTCCATCAGTAcagattttttaatagttaaaaagaGAAGCATTCGGATTGAAAATTCATGCAAGTCCATTTCTTTTGGTTTCGAAGAGGTTGCATTTAAATTGAACATCAAGCATTTCATGACAAGTTTGCGATATTGGAGTCTTGTGAACATAGCTGAATTGTGGCCGCCTTTATTATTCTTGTAGGTAGCACAACTTAAAACTGAGATAGCAGAAGTCCAATGTGAGTACGACAGGCTTATGGCTGAACTTACATTACTGGATTCGATCAAGGAGGAAAAGGCTGTAAATATGTAGATTCAGTCTGTAGCATTGctcaattcttttattcataGAACGGTTCCTTTCGGATGTAGCCTGGAAGAGATACACTGTATCCTAAAGCTTATTACCCCTCAAGTGGGGGTTGCACTGACAGGTCAACTTGTAATCTGCAAGCTCTggggaaagaaaaacaagatcGACTGTAATCATTCGGTTAGGTTACTTTTGATTGATGGTAGGAtcagaattatttattttctcaaacgtTTGTAAGTTGTAGGTTAGGCATAGGAAGTAGAACTGATCCAGTGTATCCTTTGGAGTTCATGTAAATGTAATCTCAAAACTCCCCTTCCTTTTCTAACGAGTCCGTAGGCAATGGTAAGATTCCCTGTAGTGTTGTCTTGAGGTTCTTCATGCAAACTTGGCTTGTGTTGAGGTCAGTATTATTTGTGGAAGCAACTTCTTGGTTTTGCTCAACACTACCGACCCTTCTGCTGGGTCGCTTTGTATTATACTGTCCAGGAAAATTTGTATAGTGCTGGAATGATTGGAATTGAAAATATGattcaacttttttttatcatttttggGTGGATGAggaattcaaaattattattttatttttatatttgaacatttaaatttgttttagtAGAATATCACAAAATTGTATCTTTAGTTATCTCTAAAATGTAATACAGCTTTAGTTTTTGGTTAATAGGGTTCAAATTTGTTGGTGTATGTACACACATGCCctctaatatatattatatatatatttgatataattgAAAGTAAATATTGAAACTAAGAACACttgtattttcttagttttcaATTTATTCTAAACATATAGTTTTCTAACGAGTACCTCATGGGCTTGTTGCTTAATTAAGGTTTATATTTTGAACGTTAGAGGAAAGATAAAATGCTGGGAACCCTTTGTAATTTGGTCTGAATAAAGTTCAATTCATAACGCTGTTTacattagtaaattaatttccTTGAAGGAGGTTGCTGTCATTCATTTTCACGTTACATTATAATGCAATGCGAGCTAGACGGTCTACTTGGATACATATGATATAACTTGTTTTATTAACCTAGTAAAAGGTGAAGCTAACTGCTCTAAGAATGGAGCGTTTAAGATTAAATTTCACCAagtttttttccttttgaaatGGTAATAAAAGGAAACTATAGTCGAGTGTCTCACAGAGGCTGTAATGGTTGTTGTACTGTCAGCCATGTTAGCTGCAATTCCAACAATCACCACTTGCAACTtgcattatattattattgcaaTGTTTAAATTACTCCACCTTTACACAACTTGCATGCAATTTATACTTCTTTAATGTTCGGGCAGAAACTCAAGCCTTGCCCGAATAGTTGCCTTCTAGATGATAAACCAGCCCTCTGCCCCCAAACCCTAGCACCAAAGGATTACCACAGAAGATCTTAAGATCCTTCGATTATAAAACCCTACCAAAACTGCCTCTTCCTTTGCAttgcctctctctctcttcttctctcCTCTCTGTTTATAGCTAGTTTTTCCTTGTTACGATGACTTCTTGATAGTTTCCCATTATGGTATGTTTTAGTTCATGTGCATTAACTAGCATCTACAAGTTTAATTTATCTAGTTTCCatgatctttcttttttcctttttttttcttttccaacaTAAGATCTTTGCCTGAAAAAGGGATTGGTTTTTACAAGCATATATACACTCTTGTATGTATAGGGGGTGCGTGTTTGCATGTGTGCATTAAGGATCATTTTAATAAGATCAAAGTCTGTATAAAGTGTTTTAATGTGCAAAAAACTTCCATCCGCATGTGACTCATGGTGAACAAGGCGGCCATATATTTGCACAAACTGACTGATTAAAGGAGCATGTATACATGTACTTTTTGCAGTTTTCTAACAAGATCGTTGTGATTTCTTTACATCAACCTTGTTAGATTTGCgtacattttctttatcaaaatcGTGTATTatgttttgttctttttcttttgatccATAATGAGTACCTTAGATCTTGCCTCTTGATTGCTTATTCCTGCAAGAATGGAATCTGTTTTTGAGTTTAAGAATGGAGATCTATATTAATGCCAGAGCTGTTTCCCCAGCTACAAAGGTCACTTTTAACTTGTTAGAACAAGAAtcttggaaagaaaaaaaaaaaaggccaaACAGTTCTATAGTTTCTAAGttattacataaattaatattcctcaataaaatttcttaaaatgaaTAACAATTGTTGAGACAGGCCTTTTAACAAGAAGATATTGGACTCATACAAAGGGTTCTCGATTAGTGTTTGTATGTCAGGTTGAGGCCGAATTTTGTTGCCCAACATTTAATGGAATTAATGAATTTAGGTGCATATTATTGCATCACTTCTTAAAAAGCCAAAGAAATGATGGGCAGTCATAATACCCCACCAATTCCTGCATTCCATTCTCATTCTGCCAGTTTGCCCAGAAATGGACTGCAAATTAGTAATTGGCATGAGAGAAAAAAACAGAGTTGTTCTCAGCTTTACAGTTGATGATTAAAAGGGTCTCTCCCATCATTTCCCGGGACATTTCATATCTGGACTGCTTCTATAACCcccacttttctttttctattccTTTTTTCTCTGAGATGATATTGATATCTCTCTGgactatatttttttctttttccatagTTGGTAATTATCTAAGTAACCATATATTCAGTCactttattagaataaaacgAGGGTATAGATTTAACTCGACATTTctgtaaatttaataatgGATGATGAAATGTAGTTTTAGTTGTCAATGCCAAGTTTATTTTACAAGACATTTAcagttgattttttttttctttttctcgaACTGATGAAGCTTAATTAGAAGGAAAGGTTCACTCTGAATTATAATTTGTAAACATGGGGAAAAAATAGAACAATAGCAAGATTAGATACTTAGAATGTACCCAAAAGAaattactcataaatataataacactttaattttttttaattcataaaaaatttgaaaaagaaaaaagaagaaaaagtaatttcattttgCAACCAAATAACTTAAACAGAACTCAAGTGGCATGGGCTGGCTATAACATGACACCTCTTAAACCCCTGGGCCCTGGCCTACTAAGCGCGGCCCATACAAAACTGCGTTATTTTCACTCTACTACAAACAACTACATAAATTATGCCTTATTCTACCGTATGTCCAATCAATCCTTTCTAAATAACTGTATTAATCATgcttaatattaatatgcacATCAACTGAAGAATGCACGGTGttaaaatgcatataataGAGGATTGCTAACAGCgtctatttatttaagaaattaatatgcttgaaattaaaaaatataatgggTAGCTTGATGTGTGATTATGTGTAAGGGTAGATAAGGTTAATCtccaataaattaaaaagtcttTGTACACTTAAGAAATGGATTCattgtttctttcttaatgATTGTACCTTGCTATTTATACAAGAGGTTGGTCTTTGGCtttattatctatatataagagaactatgtttaatttttaagattatagttctaaaaataataatatcaattatatttatatattaattagtaaaattaattaataaataat
This window harbors:
- the LOC8288977 gene encoding protein MICRORCHIDIA 6 isoform X1, whose amino-acid sequence is MKAIKAESDFFGDALRQKCPKKIELANHHKSMDQTRRQEFEENRSSNALSTGQSSLSVLEQGQSPVDDNVISSTSTICPAPLCRQFWKAGNYEDGLGSKISLQNGKNYLHVHPMFLHSNATSHKWAFGAIAELLDNAVDEIQNGATFVIVDKTSNPRDGSPALLIQDDGGGMDLEAMRRCMSFGFSDKKSKSAIGQYGNGFKTSTMRLGADVIVFSRHLHDRVLTQSIGLLSYTFLTRTGYDRIVVPMVDYEINSSTGSLEISHCCGKANFMSNLSLLLQWSPYSTEAELLKQFDDIGSHGTKVIIYNLWFNDDGVVELDFDTDPQDIRIGGDIKKVDTIPAWRKINEEHIANRLHYSLRVYLSILYLRMPETFRIILRGRVVEHHNLANDLKFQEFILYKPQSGGVVEGQVITTIGFLKEAPHVNVHGFNVYHKNRLILPFWAVVSSFGYNSKGRGVVGILEANFIEPTHDKQDFERTSLFQKLEGRLKEMTFEYWDYHCGLIGYQVIKKPPAQEHKQDSSLGLAHGKTKPVKLSQSSPVGSNVKVSSAAGLHTKRKQHDDLVDLEKVKRQARTGFSATLSGLSLGEQPVDGANLLKYQNQEALNLMQENKKLQAQCLEYEKTEKELDLKVAQLKTEIAEVQCEYDRLMAELTLLDSIKEEKAVNM
- the LOC8288977 gene encoding protein MICRORCHIDIA 6 isoform X2 codes for the protein MKAIKAESDFFGDALRQKCPKKIELANHHKSMDQTRRQEFEENRSSNALSTGQSSLSVLEQGQSPVDDNVISSTSTICPAPLCRQFWKAGNYEDGLGSKISLQNGKNYLHVHPMFLHSNATSHKWAFGAIAELLDNAVDEIQNGATFVIVDKTSNPRDGSPALLIQDDGGGMDLEAMRRCMSFGFSDKKSKSAIGQYGNGFKTSTMRLGADVIVFSRHLHDRVLTQSIGLLSYTFLTRTGYDRIVVPMVDYEINSSTGSLEISHCCGKANFMSNLSLLLQWSPYSTEAELLKQFDDIGSHGTKVIIYNLWFNDDGVVELDFDTDPQDIRIGGDIKKVDTIPAWRKINEEHIANRLHYSLRVYLSILYLRMPETFRIILRGRVVEHHNLANDLKFQEFILYKPQSGGVVEGQVITTIGFLKEAPHVNVHGFNVYHKNRLILPFWAVVSSFGYNSILEANFIEPTHDKQDFERTSLFQKLEGRLKEMTFEYWDYHCGLIGYQVIKKPPAQEHKQDSSLGLAHGKTKPVKLSQSSPVGSNVKVSSAAGLHTKRKQHDDLVDLEKVKRQARTGFSATLSGLSLGEQPVDGANLLKYQNQEALNLMQENKKLQAQCLEYEKTEKELDLKVAQLKTEIAEVQCEYDRLMAELTLLDSIKEEKAVNM